In Lysinibacillus sp. FSL M8-0337, the following proteins share a genomic window:
- the cdaA gene encoding diadenylate cyclase CdaA, which translates to MQIIEQFTDLTPVNIAINFIDVLLVWYVVYKILTLIKGTKAVQLLKGIFVIIIARIATDFLGLETLGWMLKQVIEFGFLAIIIIFQPEIRRGLEQIGRGKLFQRSTSQEEEEQTRLIEAMKKSVSYMAKRRIGALISIEKDTGLNEYIETGIGLNAEVSSELLINIFIPNTPLHDGAVIMQKDKVTAAACYLPLSESPFISKELGTRHRAALGLSEVTDAITIVVSEETGAISITLNGNLHRNLSLEEFETLLRKMWFGSAQESNAASKLTWRGKKNG; encoded by the coding sequence GTGCAAATTATCGAACAATTCACGGATTTAACACCAGTGAATATTGCTATTAACTTCATAGATGTACTGCTCGTTTGGTACGTTGTTTATAAAATTTTAACCCTCATTAAAGGGACGAAAGCTGTCCAACTATTAAAAGGCATTTTCGTCATAATTATTGCACGTATCGCAACAGACTTTTTAGGGTTAGAAACTTTGGGGTGGATGCTAAAGCAAGTAATCGAGTTTGGTTTCTTGGCAATCATTATCATCTTCCAACCAGAAATACGACGAGGTCTAGAACAAATTGGACGAGGAAAGCTTTTCCAACGTTCGACAAGTCAAGAAGAAGAAGAGCAAACAAGACTAATTGAGGCCATGAAGAAGTCGGTTAGCTATATGGCAAAACGCCGGATTGGCGCATTAATTTCTATAGAAAAAGACACAGGCTTAAATGAATATATTGAAACGGGAATAGGTCTAAATGCAGAAGTTTCTTCTGAATTGCTTATTAACATTTTTATACCGAATACACCATTGCATGATGGTGCAGTCATTATGCAGAAAGACAAGGTTACAGCCGCAGCTTGCTATTTACCGCTTTCTGAAAGTCCGTTTATTTCAAAGGAACTTGGTACACGACATCGTGCAGCTCTTGGGCTTAGTGAAGTAACGGATGCGATTACGATTGTCGTATCAGAGGAAACGGGAGCTATAAGTATTACGTTAAATGGAAATCTACATCGCAATCTTTCTCTAGAGGAATTCGAAACACTGTTACGCAAGATGTGGTTCGGATCAGCACAAGAATCGAATGCAGCCTCTAAGTTGACTTGGAGGGGGAAAAAGAAT
- a CDS encoding anti-sigma factor translates to MNICPEHIIDYMHDYLDGDISREHEQELKQHLQSCGDCKQLMQELSETIAFVKSASHITAPPDFEAAVMARLPKPKSRVGMQKWIRRHPFFVAAAVFCLFMSATLLGSFMDDQNFSVSKQPNLVVEGQTVIVPEGEVVKGDIVVKNGDLIVEGEVDGNVTIINGQYMASSAVVSGNIEEIDEAFEWLWYTIKNSVKAAMTFEEKETK, encoded by the coding sequence ATGAATATTTGTCCAGAGCATATTATTGACTATATGCATGATTATTTAGACGGTGACATTAGTCGTGAGCATGAGCAAGAGTTAAAACAACATTTGCAATCATGCGGTGATTGCAAGCAATTGATGCAAGAATTGAGTGAAACGATCGCCTTTGTGAAGAGTGCTTCCCATATTACAGCACCTCCGGATTTCGAAGCTGCGGTGATGGCGCGTTTACCGAAACCCAAAAGTCGTGTAGGTATGCAAAAATGGATTCGTCGTCATCCGTTCTTTGTGGCAGCAGCAGTTTTCTGTTTATTTATGAGTGCTACTTTATTAGGTAGTTTCATGGATGATCAAAACTTCTCGGTCTCTAAACAACCAAATCTCGTTGTAGAAGGACAAACGGTTATTGTTCCAGAAGGAGAGGTCGTAAAAGGCGATATCGTCGTCAAAAATGGCGACTTAATTGTTGAGGGTGAAGTAGATGGCAATGTAACGATTATTAACGGTCAGTATATGGCATCTTCAGCAGTCGTTTCAGGCAATATCGAGGAAATTGACGAAGCATTTGAATGGTTATGGTATACCATCAAAAATTCAGTTAAGGCTGCAATGACATTTGAGGAAAAAGAAACTAAATAG
- the sigW gene encoding RNA polymerase sigma factor SigW produces the protein MDALVNKRIKQVLKGDQNAFADIVSLYQHKLYQVCYRMLGNKQESEDIAQEAFVRAYMNLHTFDQKRKFSTWLYRIATNLCIDRIRKKKPDYYLDAEVAGTEGLDMYSQIAADDQLPEEQLEQMELQDRIQYEIGRLPDKYRSVIVLKYIEELSLQEISEILDMPLGTVKTRIHRGREALRKQLNNL, from the coding sequence ATGGATGCGTTAGTAAATAAGAGAATAAAACAAGTGCTTAAAGGCGATCAAAACGCATTTGCCGATATTGTGAGTCTCTATCAGCACAAACTGTACCAAGTATGCTACCGAATGTTAGGAAACAAGCAAGAATCTGAGGATATTGCACAAGAAGCATTTGTTCGCGCTTATATGAACTTGCATACTTTTGATCAAAAAAGAAAATTTTCGACGTGGCTTTATCGCATTGCGACGAACCTCTGCATAGACCGTATAAGAAAGAAAAAGCCGGATTATTATTTAGATGCGGAGGTAGCTGGTACAGAAGGACTCGATATGTACTCACAGATTGCAGCAGATGACCAACTACCAGAGGAACAGTTAGAGCAGATGGAGCTACAAGATCGTATTCAATATGAGATTGGACGATTGCCGGATAAATATCGTTCAGTTATAGTATTGAAATATATCGAAGAATTATCATTACAGGAAATCAGTGAAATTTTGGATATGCCTCTTGGGACAGTGAAAACGAGAATTCACCGCGGACGCGAAGCATTACGAAAGCAATTAAACAATCTGTAG
- the rocF gene encoding arginase — MNKQQVSIIGVPTDYGQTRRGVDMGPSAIRYAGVVERLEAIGHEVHDQGDILVSQKHDSKEIDKQLLNLEEVIDISTTLANQVHEVLEQKKFPLVFGGDHSIAIGTLAGLGEHFQNLGVIWFDAHADLNTPETTPSGNIHGMPLAVSIGLGHERLVKIRNYAPKVKPENVIIIGARSVDPGERELIRQQGIKVYTMHEIDRLGMTRVMEDAIAYLQERKVDGLHLSLDLDGLDPLYTPGVGTPVPGGISYRESHLAMEMLQESGMLTSAEFVEVNPILDEKNKTADVAVALIGSLFGETLV; from the coding sequence ATGAATAAACAACAAGTATCAATTATTGGAGTACCAACCGATTACGGTCAAACACGAAGAGGGGTTGACATGGGACCAAGTGCAATTCGATATGCGGGCGTTGTAGAACGATTAGAGGCAATCGGACACGAAGTACATGATCAGGGAGATATACTTGTTAGCCAAAAGCATGATAGTAAAGAAATTGATAAACAGCTATTAAATTTAGAGGAAGTTATAGATATCAGTACTACATTAGCTAACCAAGTACATGAAGTGTTAGAGCAAAAAAAATTCCCGCTTGTATTTGGTGGCGATCATAGTATTGCAATCGGTACGCTGGCAGGACTGGGTGAGCACTTCCAAAACCTAGGTGTTATTTGGTTTGATGCACATGCTGATTTGAATACACCTGAAACAACACCATCTGGTAATATTCACGGCATGCCACTTGCGGTTAGTATTGGGCTGGGTCATGAACGTCTTGTGAAAATTCGTAATTATGCCCCAAAGGTTAAGCCTGAAAATGTCATTATTATCGGGGCACGTTCAGTAGATCCGGGGGAGCGTGAGTTAATTCGTCAACAAGGTATTAAAGTCTATACAATGCATGAAATTGATCGACTTGGTATGACACGTGTGATGGAAGATGCAATCGCTTACTTACAAGAACGGAAAGTAGACGGCTTACATTTATCATTAGATTTAGATGGTCTAGATCCGCTTTATACACCAGGAGTGGGAACGCCGGTGCCTGGTGGTATATCGTATCGAGAAAGTCATTTAGCAATGGAAATGCTACAAGAATCAGGGATGCTAACATCTGCTGAATTTGTTGAGGTGAATCCTATACTAGACGAGAAAAATAAAACGGCAGATGTAGCAGTGGCATTAATAGGTTCTTTGTTTGGTGAGACACTAGTTTAA
- a CDS encoding AMP-binding protein has product MVTKDLIAPELYNITEELEKFSQDSDRQAIRWLDAQQNRRTISYADLIQKMNQYANAFTERGLQKGDRVLVIIPRLPEAYFVFLGCLKAGIVPISCSEMLRASDLEYRMEHASATAVIAYEAFTSEVDKITSSVAALDNKLVIGNATHNWVSLDALADKQPTSFTAVATKRDDMAFLSYTSGTTGKPKGVVHSHGWGYAHIRTAASKWLCVREGDLVWATAAPGWQKWIWSPFLSTIMLGATAFVYHGSFEPHTYLQLLQDEKVNVLCCTPTEYRIMAKIDNLKDYNLAALRSAVSAGEPLNRPVIETFMNNFGLKVRDGYGQTENTLLIGTLENTELRPGSMGVPTPGNIVRIIDHEGNEAPVGEVGDIAVHKSSPALFKEYYREPERTQAAFRGEWYITGDQAKCDEDGYFWFEGRGDDIIISSGYTIGPFEVEDALNKHEAVQECAVVAAPDEIRGHIVKAFVILREGFRGRDEDELIKELQEHVKALTAPYKYPRSIVFLDELPKTTSGKIRRIELRATTV; this is encoded by the coding sequence ATGGTAACAAAGGATTTAATTGCACCAGAACTTTACAACATCACGGAGGAATTAGAGAAATTCTCCCAAGATAGTGATCGCCAAGCTATAAGATGGTTGGATGCACAACAAAACCGACGCACAATTTCTTATGCCGATCTTATTCAAAAAATGAATCAATACGCGAATGCTTTTACGGAGAGAGGATTACAAAAAGGGGATCGTGTTTTAGTCATTATTCCACGCCTACCAGAAGCTTATTTTGTTTTCCTTGGCTGTTTAAAAGCAGGTATCGTTCCGATCTCTTGTTCAGAGATGTTACGCGCAAGTGATTTAGAATATCGTATGGAACACGCTTCTGCAACCGCTGTTATTGCCTACGAAGCATTTACTAGTGAAGTAGATAAAATTACTTCTTCCGTAGCAGCCTTAGATAATAAATTAGTAATTGGCAACGCTACGCACAATTGGGTGTCTTTAGATGCATTAGCTGATAAGCAACCTACAAGCTTTACAGCCGTTGCGACAAAACGGGATGATATGGCATTTCTTTCTTATACTTCAGGCACAACGGGTAAACCTAAAGGGGTGGTTCACTCTCATGGCTGGGGCTATGCACATATTCGAACAGCTGCTTCCAAATGGCTTTGTGTACGTGAAGGGGACTTAGTATGGGCTACAGCAGCACCTGGCTGGCAAAAATGGATTTGGAGTCCATTTTTATCGACAATTATGTTAGGAGCAACTGCTTTTGTCTATCATGGTAGTTTTGAACCTCATACTTATCTTCAGCTTCTGCAGGACGAAAAAGTCAATGTGCTTTGTTGCACGCCGACAGAATATCGTATTATGGCAAAGATTGATAATCTTAAAGATTACAACTTAGCTGCATTAAGAAGTGCTGTTTCTGCAGGTGAGCCACTAAATCGTCCAGTTATCGAAACATTTATGAACAATTTCGGTCTGAAAGTACGAGATGGTTATGGACAAACGGAAAATACATTATTAATAGGTACGCTTGAAAACACAGAGTTACGACCTGGTTCGATGGGTGTTCCTACACCTGGAAATATTGTACGTATTATAGACCATGAAGGGAATGAAGCACCTGTAGGAGAAGTTGGAGACATCGCTGTTCATAAATCATCACCTGCCTTATTCAAGGAGTATTACCGTGAGCCTGAACGCACGCAAGCTGCCTTTAGAGGTGAGTGGTATATTACAGGTGACCAAGCAAAATGCGATGAGGATGGATACTTCTGGTTTGAAGGACGTGGAGATGACATTATTATCTCATCAGGCTATACAATTGGACCATTCGAAGTGGAAGATGCTTTAAATAAACACGAGGCTGTACAAGAATGTGCAGTTGTTGCAGCACCGGATGAAATTAGAGGCCATATTGTAAAAGCGTTTGTAATCTTACGTGAGGGCTTTAGAGGGCGTGATGAGGACGAATTAATAAAAGAGCTTCAGGAGCACGTTAAAGCACTAACAGCACCTTATAAATACCCTCGTAGTATTGTCTTTTTAGATGAGCTTCCAAAGACAACATCGGGCAAAATTCGTCGTATTGAATTACGTGCGACTACTGTTTAA